In the genome of Anaerolineae bacterium, the window GGCAGGAGGACGGTCTTCAGGCCGGCGCGATGGGCGGCCAGGATCTTCTCCTTCACCCCTCCGATGGGAAGCACACGCCCGCGCAGGGTGATCTCTCCGGTCATACCGACGTCGCGGCGCACCGGCCGGCCGGACAGGGCTGAGATCATGGCGGTGGCGATGGCGATGCCGCCCGAAGGCCCATCCTTGGGAATGGCCCCTTCTGGGATGTGGACATGGAGGTCAATTTTGTCGAAATCCACATCCTTGAAGCCGAAGCGCTCGGCGTTGGCGCGGGCGAAGGAGAGCGCGGCCTGC includes:
- a CDS encoding endopeptidase La, with protein sequence QAALSFARANAERFGFKDVDFDKIDLHVHIPEGAIPKDGPSGGIAIATAMISALSGRPVRRDVGMTGEITLRGRVLPIGGVKEKILAAHRAGLKTVLLPKKNEKDLIEVPRKLRKGLRVVFVSHMDEVLKEALLDQHVSTAPKKRVSRRKKAA